In Cryptomeria japonica chromosome 1, Sugi_1.0, whole genome shotgun sequence, the sequence CCCTACGCAGACGAGATTTTCCAACCCATACGTGATTTaaaatgacacagacatggtttcTATGAAAATTTGTGTCTGTCTAAatatgaagttgttgaatgtgaccaaatattTATGTTGAATgttttgtggcaagaaaacacaaaaaacaatgaagacacaatgtctaaaggtGTTTTTGTCCCAAAATGTTTTTTTGTATCTTTAAAAGATTTCCACTGGTATagcacaaattgaagacacttgaaaatATGCACAACCTAGGCTGGtaagagaaaccattcaatggggcctcTGTGTaatagaaatacctcaaacaagcgGACAACTAAAGAttctggtagcattggctcccccaccatgacactcacttctcaggcataccataTCATCTTACCTCAAAAGAGTAATGATCAAATGAGGTATTCAtgtctcaacatgaaagggtacatgaggggtatctacgggGTATGATCCGCTctccctgaaccatcaaatgtaaggatttttggcctctacaacAAAAGGCGTTTAGTGAAGGAACTTTCATGGTCCTTGTTGTCTACACATGTGGTGATGgctcatttaagaacccactcctaATCTCCAAAGAGGATTGTTAATGCATCTAACACAAGTGTGGATATTAGGGAGAACCATCGCTGTAGATACATGTCACCAATTTATCACGACTTTCATctaatgtattaatttatatagcaggCAGAAGAAGTACTGCTTGGGTCATGCTCTCTCACTAGGCTTTATGGGCTACCTAGGAGATAGGccctcctacctaaatagaagaCGATAAAaaattctcttacacccaaggtctaatggaaggcgaggggagaggatacttttgttatcacctctagggttataaacataaaaaGTGCAAAATGTACCAAACACTTCAAAAaagttctttaaccccaaatgaaaaagaTGTGACATTAATTAGACTATAAATCAATGATACATAGCTAGATTACCCCTACAACAAATTATTAGTAGTTTTGATAAATCACCCCCACCTACAAGCACACTAGTTAGGTTAATTttaaaaatccaaatccaaatgtgaaagaggggccttcagtAATACGTTTTTACTTTTTTAAATagttgcaccactttgttagtATAAGAAAGGGGTTAGGCCAAAAACTAGATCTAAAAACCCTAAGATGAAATACAAAAAGCAAGCTGAACATAAAAAAAATGGCTATACCAGGACACAGAGGCAATTAAAAAATGCAAACGCGATAAGGCATAACACAAACATGACAACAGAACCTGAAAAACCTACAGACAAACCAAAAAACACAAACATGACAAAAATAAACCTAAATACATTTTTCAATCACAGACGCGACACTGTGATTCACAAACATGAAATCTAGAAGTCAAAACCtatagaaaataaaagaaaatgcaaAAAGGATGAACAGGGATGTGACTTCTGGGCGCAAACGCAGAataaaaaatcacaaacacaattCCAGATCTTGAAACCTACAAACAATAAAACAGAAAACACAAACACGAAATCTAGAAAAATGCACGCAAAATCTAAACAAGGGTGCATAAAAAAAAGTCATATATGCACAATAAATTAAAATCGTCGTTGATCCAGCCtacaacttgacaaagaaactaaaaaaatagccaacaaaagTTAGAAACAAATGGACAAGACTCCCACCCTGTGTGCCAAAATGTATGCgctaaaaaatgatgatgataaactattattAAACCTATGGGTGAAGCTATGTGGCCCTCCTTGTATATACAAGATAGCCTATGTAGTGTTATAGATGTAAATTGTGTAAGGTTTTTTTGCTGTTTTGGGTAATAGGTGATAGCTTTACTTTGGGGTAGTCAATTCTTTGTAAGTTATATATGAGTCCCTGAACTCTCAGTGCATCTTTTTGTAATGTGATTCCATGATATCTAACATTTATATAAAAtacaaattattttatttgtatttatattatttactttaattgtatttgacaattatttttcaatacatttgttttattatttattctattttttaaattagtATTATTAGTTATTTTTATAATccttatatttaaaatttaaatactaaCTTAAAATATTTTGTTAGAAGCGGTTACATTAAATATATCTCCCCTTACTATCGTTGTAGGTTATAAGAAAAGAGGCATAATGAAAAGTAAAAAACTAAGTCCTTTCTCCTAGTTGCCTTGTCTTTTGTGCAAACTCCTCCAATCCTTTCCTCTCATTTTCTCTATTTAGTCTTATTCGTGGTCTGCATCTTACATTTTTTATCTCCTCCAGTACTCTTTATCATGTTGATTATGAATCACAAAGTGAGATCCAAAACGTTGATTATGTATCTAAATATATTAAAGGATGTGTGATGTGTGCAACTAGTAAATTTAGTAACAGGAAGTTGGGGTTGTATACACCTTTACCTGTACCATCCCATCCATGGGAAAGTGTATTTATGGACTTTTTCGGGGGTCTACCTATGTCTAGGAAGGGACATGATTATCTATATGTAGTGGTTGATCTGTTTAGCAAAATGTGTAttctaatgccttataagaaacaAGTCACTGCTGAATTGATAGCACATATGTACTTTCCATTTGTATGGGTTCAATTTTGGTTACCTACTTCTATTATATCAAATCCATATTCTCAATTCTTACGGGAATTTTGGTCAACATTGTGGAGCCTTATGGACACCAAGCTGAAGAAAAATATAGACTTCCATCCACAAACCAACGGACAGACAAAGGTAGTAAATAGGACAATTGTGCATTTGTTCAGAGGTTACAGCAGTAAGAATCCTAAGTTGTGGGATGAGATTCTTCATTATGTGCAACATGCTTACAACCATGCAACACAGTCTTCTACAAAGAGGTCTCCTTTTGAGAATTGCTTCAGTTACTTGCCTAAAACACTGATGGATTTTTTTGGGGGGGAGGACAATGTTGAGGATGGATGCAATGATGCAGAATAGGCTTTAAAGGTCATCTAGATGGTCCAAGAAATCCATCAGGTAGTGGAAGCACAGTTGGAGAAGAGCTAAGCAAAATACAAGGCTCACCATGATAAGCATCGTATAAATCACCATTTCGAGGTTGGAGATAGAGTTTGGTAACATATCAGTAAGGAAATAATGCAAGGTGAAggtaagaagatcaaaccaattcGATACGGTCCCTTCAAGTTCTTGGAAAAGATTGGTACCAATGTCTTTCGCCTAAATCTTCCTCCATATATGCAAATTTACTCAATTGTAAATGTAGAGAATCTGAAATTGTATGAGCCCCCAATGATATTGGATGAGGAGACAGATGTTCAGGTTCCTTCTATCGATGACCTATAACTTGAGTACATGAATGTGTTGCAAGAGGATGTAATCCTAGACAGAAATGTCATATCTTCAAATAGAGGTGCTATTGAATACCTTAAAGTGGGACAAAAAGGAATGCATCCTGGAAAAGAAAGATGGATGGAGGTTGGGGAAGTGAGGAAGTTGTATCCTCACTTACTTTCCAAGTGACCAAACTGTTATAGGTCCAAAAGCTCTCCAATGGGGGGGATTGATCCAAGTGGCTGTAGAATCATACGTGGCACCACGGTGGCATgcaattttaacaaaaaaaatgttaCAAGTTTCGAACCCCTAACCTCTTCCTCCGTAACCACTGAAAACATTTGGCAATGCTTTTAAATAGGGGTCGACAGGAGTTGAACCCTCAACCCGCTATACCCGAAAATAAGATGCCATCGATGTGCTATTAAGTGCATCTAACAATATAATGAGGAGTGTTTTATTTAAACACTACCTTAGCCCAAAAACATAACAAATTAACCATTATGGTTAAAACTAACTCCAAAAAAATGAATGATGCCAAACTAAAAGGGGTAGTATGAAATAATTAAGGGGATAATTTGTTAACAAGGGGTTATGTTATTAATTATTATGGTTAAACACTATATAGCATATTTTTTTGTGTAAAAGGGGGGTGTAGGTGTTTGATTTTTCATCCAGGTGATGTGAAGGGGAGAACATTTAGGGAGACTTTGATGACATTTCTGCACTTCAAAGTAATGTTATATCGTTGTGCTTGAAGGGAATGGTCTTATCACAATTGTAATTCTGATTATTGGAGCATAATGGGATTGGTCACTCTATTGGAGATGGACCCGGAGACGTAGCCATTTGGTGAACTCTGTTATCAATTTTGTTTCGTCTTctatcttttctctctttttctttttggtcaTCATCTTTATTGCGCTATGTTCATAAACGCATTTCTATTACATTGATTTGGTTATTAAGCTTTGAATTCTTTATTATAATCATTAAGCATTCTTAGAAGCAATCGTCTTAGATCCTAAATCAAATCAATAGAATACTACTTTTGActcttttttttttacaatataaTATGATTTCTCCAAATCAAATTACATGAATACTAATATTGATTTTTATGAGACTCTTTGATTTTTTAAGAACCCATCTTATGTATTCTTATCAATGCTAGGCACAAATATCCTCACAAACATAACTCTTCCAAACAGAGATTATAGTCCATTCATGCTTTCTAGAAGGTTTTACTTATTTACAATCAATTCTCACCACTTCCTTAAACATTAGTTTCTTTGTTGGCTCCAACTTCTTGTGTTAGTTTCACTCCTTTAGAATCAATCTTCATCAATTATGACATTTATAATTAAACTTTACCAAAATAGACAAAATTGTTTAAAAAATGTTTCTTTTTAAATTGACAAATTCTAGATTTACCTTTTGAATTGACAAATTCTAGATTTACCATACTGGCAAAAGTTAAACAAGATTGCATTATTGATTTGATTTCactccaaaataatttaaaaattttatAGATAGATTTTCTCATTCTAACTTGATGATCAGAGAGCAGAGAAATTATCCTGAAAGTTACCCCTCATTGCGGAAACGGTTTTCAATAAAATGATAATGAAATCCTAAACGAAAAGAATTAAAAACAAGTTTATAAAAACTGAACGATTTATAGGCAtaaatatttttagcatgcaaAGTGAATATTGATATTGTGTTTGGTAGTCATATTGCCAACAAAGAATGCGCTTCAAGAAGACCAAGAAATTTAAACGCTTTTGTTTTTTCGACTTATTTTAAGTTATGCTttttaagtttatttttttaaCTAAGTTATGTTTTTAATGTGTTTTAAAAGGAATCAATTTATCTTTAAGTTATTTTaaatcatgttttttattttttatttttttagaattttgtgtTTTTAAATTTCGTTAGTATAAATATCTTAAGTTATGCTTTTTAAATTTAGCtttcttttatttgatttattaaaaaaaaatttacataagctgtttttttaaaaatatatttcaaaaacaaaacaatcatcaaagttattttataatatattttttattttgtattttgttttttgttttttgttttttgttttcctaaatttatttttgtcattttggatctacttaaaaaatcatattaatatatatatttaaatggtaaggaaaaaaaattaattcaacAATAACAATCTAGTAGGGTTTGAACTTTCATTGCATCAATTAATCATCACAATATGACAATTTACAAAttataaattagaaaaataaactattaaatatatgaaaaatgtTCATATTGAAAAGcttattttatctattttatatGCTAGAAACAACATGTCTGATAATAATtataaattgaaaattgaattattcaattttttttgttatattCACCAAGACCAACATGTATAGCCTAGAAATTATAGGAAACTTTTTTGTGATTAATAACATGTCTTAAGGTTGGTTCCAAGAAGCTCAATTACAAAATATTGTTTAGAATTCAACCTATCACCAAACACCTTATGGATGCATGTGGAGAATTCAATCAAGTTTGTCTTAAGATGACCACACTTTTGATACACAAGGACATAGGACATTGCCATTGGTTATAGAAATCTAACTTGGATAACAAATATATTATTTGTAAAGCCTGTttcttaataaaaataaatagtaatttacatgattttttttttaaaatgatttttgaaacaaaatattattttatttttaatttttttaatatagagAAATATAGATAAAAATAGAAAGTATATACATATAAAACGATATAAAATTGTTACTTATTTATAtaattactttattttaatttcaaaCTATTCTATGTAGTTGGGAGCTACTTAGTTTGCTTTAGATAAATTgatatttaaattttgtttaatcgttaatttatataatatgttttttctttgaagtgAAAGCTATTTTTCTCAATATATTTATTTTACGTTTGATCTATTTAAAGAATTATGTCATTATAATTTACaactaatttattcaattaaaaattgttttattttactCAATATATATTATTTACTTTAATTGTATTTcacaattattttatatatatataaataaatatataattctattttgaaaatactacaattaattatttttataattctTATATTTTAAAACTAAATTCTAACTATTGTTATTTTCTTTTAAGTATTTACATTAAATATTTTTCCCCTTATTATAGATGTACGTTACATGGAAAAAGGTAgacttgaatatatatatatatatatatatatatatatatatatatatatatatatatatatatatatatatatatatatatatatataattattgttTTTTAATATAAACGATAAGTTTTTTGGTTTtagatagaaaattaaaaaattgagtgTATAGGACGTTAACAAGAAAGCACTTTATTAATAACAACACCTGCCTCACATGAGAACACTCTATATGCCATTAATGTTTTTCCTAGACCCATTCTCTCTTCCACAATAATAGCCAAACCAAAAAATTGATCAGGGAAAAATAAGCTCAGCAACCATAACATTATAGAATTGTGAGGAATAAAATTGACAAGATTTGTAACGAAATCATAGAATTGTCGGTTCTTGTCAGGTAAAAATGCATTTCAAGCGCTTCAGTGTAAGTCTCCCATTTGTCATTACCACATCTCCACATTAACTATATCTTTGAGCCTTATGGACTCTAGCCATATCCTTTAACAAGAAACTATTAAATAGACTCATGTCAAATTCATGGATTCTTCTCATAGACCACAAAATGATATTAGATAACACAATATCAAAAATTTTATATGATCGCTACAAGAATTAACAAGAACCTAAATATTCCACTCACTCAACATcccatattatatttttttaatatcaaattAGATATTAACCTTCTAATTCTATCTCTATCCTACTTATCTCTCCAATCCTATGCATCATTGAACTCCAAATATCATGCTAGGACCCCTCTCTAATCTGTCctccttcctcaaaatcttataagACCTCTCCAAAATAGAGAATTAGTTAGCAACCCATCCTTCATTTGTACAATAAGATATAGGAAGGTTCAACTTGAGTCCCCTGTATAGGAAGCTTCAACTTCAATAAAGTTAAAACTTGTCACAATTCCTCAACTCCTTCATAAGCTTCATTCCCTAGATTAAGAGGGTACAAATGCTAGGACAACCCATTCCTAAAGTCTTCCCTCATAAATGAGGTATGGGGTGGACTTTGTACCCTCAACTCATCTATCTTCCAAATTCAATCACATATATTAATGAGGCTTTTTGGAAAGTAAAATAAAATCCTACAGACTCTATTATTTGTCTAATAGGCCCCCACCTCAAGGGTATAAAGCATATGGGTCTATTTTTGTAATTTTAACTTGAAAATTAACTTAAAAAATTGCATTAAAGGCCCAAAATGAAAAACTTTATAAATACATCTATATCAAATAATTAAACCTCATTTTATTCTAAGTAAAAAATGGTTCAATTTAGAACTTTTCATAAATTAAATGGATTTGCAATAGCTTTATCTTCCTTGTCCCATGGTCCTCATTACTTTTCTACACATAGAAAACACATTCACAAACATAGTTACACCACaacaataaatcaatttattttctatcaaatcttcatcaattttaCTAGGTAATACCAAGTATATTGTCATAAAATTATCTCATTTATAATCTCCCAATGTATTTAACCatccattgaaaaaaaaaaagcaagaaTTTAGAATTTTATTAGCCATATTTGAGGTAAGGCGATGCAATTTTAATCCTTGGATAGGTTGTAATTATGAAATGATTGTAATCTCATCCATCAAACCAACTAAAGAAATGTCCAATTATCTTAAAAAAAATATACCTCCTCAAATAATATTCAACAGCTGAAAAAGTGGTACATTTTATTTTTGTGTTTCTTAGAATCCTTGCCAACCACATGGTTATAACTTATAAGTTAAGAACCCATCAGTGATGAACAGAAACTTAAAATAGTAGCATTATATTCATATTTTTCAAATGCATTAGTAACTTTATATTcatctttttcaaatgcatcagtCATGCACATAATTATCCATTAGTAATACGAGTTCTACAGATGGGACAAGAGTTACTGCTTTCCAGCCATCGAAGAAGGCAGTGAGCATGGAATATGTGGGATTCATGACAAGGCATCTGTCGGGCATCTTCCCCCACTTGAAAAGGCTCGGTGCAAATCGAGCACTCTCTATCAACATGATTTGCTGCAATTATAATTTGAGTTAGCCTCTCCACATCCCCTCTATCAGCTCGGAAATTAACGTCCGATAACTCAACATCGTGTCCAACAGATCGGATAATGAGGGATAATGAAGTATGTGCCGTCAAAATTCTGTCGCAGTTTTGTAGAATGTTCTGAAGATGTGTTTGTGCCCTCGATATCTCGTACTGAAGATTGTCGATAAGTTCCCTTAGTCGCTGTAGATGAGCCATGTTATTTACTTCTGTGTTGTCGGTACTCATATTTTATTACTGCCAGAATGAATTCGCTTCTGACTAAGCCTTCCACTGGATTCAGATGTTACTTAAATGCGGTACTTTTTTATCCAATTTTTCAGTTCAATTAGAAAAGTATATTGGCACCAGAGAAAGCGCATCCAGCCGACCAAGAAATTGAAACCCTTAACTGTGTGAGAATGGTGAAGGCGTTTTACAATACGATATTATATAGAGGAGGAGACGAGGTTAGCTTTAAGTTAACTGAAGTTCTGCTTTTctcaatttatttataaaaaatattatttagttTTTAAAGTTATTTAGGGTAatctttttaaattagtttttctttaataattatcaatttattttttaagttatttttaatttctttttttttttaaatatattatattttttaagtatagatttttttatttatcttattataaatattttttacttGTGTTTtcctaaatatatatttatatatattttttaaatatgttatgttttttaagtatagattttttcatttaatttattaaaaatattttttacttatgtttttctaaatatatattcaaaaaaaGAATTGCTGATTTGTTTTGGAAACTATTttaagttatgtttttggtttcttttgtttcttgttgttgtggtttttgtttttttaaatttgggTTGTTAAAAATAACTTAAGTTATGGTTTTTAAATTtagcattttttttaatttgatttattaaaaatttatattcatatattttttaagagattttaattcattaattataatatttaaagtTTTTATTGTATCAATGAGATAAttaaaatatctaaaatctgaATTGATTAATAGCATCTTTGTTGAATAATTAAGGATTGCATGATGAACCCTAACACATACACAAATATATACATGAAAAAATTGACGAAAACTGAAAATTCCATCCATGCAACGTGAATGTAACGTGGATATTATTGATCTGACACATAACATAGTGAAAAAcaatgaaataaagtaatttattccATAATAAAGATGAAATATTATCCTCCACCATTCTTAAATAGTCCATGCACAGATTCTGAGGCACCATAAAGAACCATGAGACCTTAGATAAACTATAAGGGGTCAACTGCATGGTGTCGTTAGAGACATCTGGCACTATTATACTGTTTGGCACACCATAATATGAGGAATTAAGAAAAAAAGAGGTATAAATAAGGTATGTGTAGGACAATGAGGACATGCCATGCAAAGAGAAAAATTTGGCCACATTCACTAGTAGAGAAAAAAAGAGCTACTAGAAAGAGAACAAGCGTTAAGCATAGTAAAATATTCAATAATTAGTGAATCAAGGAGACCTATTAGTTTTGAATATATGGTGCCCAAAAGTAAATCAGCGAGCAGATAAATAAATTATCGAGAAATTTACCCACTTGCATGAACGgtgttaaaaaaaaatagaaaggaatgAAATTATAAAGGAAAACAAATAAAAACAGGCAGATCACAAGGTGAACAATTTATAAGCATTCATATTTTAATCATGTAAAGCGATCTGCTAGAAACAGAAAAAGCCATTTAGCAGATATTGGTGTTACACAACAGCGAATTTGACAGGTTATATGatcgtttttgcacttttaaattGTATATTATaactaataaaattaataaatcgtttttatattaatatataattttacaacttttattataaatatatgacaAGCAGGGatgaccgtcaaattccaggcctctATGACAGATTAAACGAATGTAAATCAACTACTAAATGTTAAAATGTTATATATGGTTTGAAAAAATTAAGCGCAAATTTATCATCTTTAATAAATAGATGATATGATATTCCATCTCAAAAATACATTAGTGAGGAAATGACTTGGCTTGTGACTAAGGCTTCTACTAGAATGAGATGTAGTTAAATGCTGCAGTTCTACTTATGTTTCTAATTGTATTGTTGCGGTGCTAGACACCAAGAGATTTAAACGGTTACATTGGTGAGAATGGTTATGGCGTTTcaacaaataatattttaaaaatatcatcaatttggttttttaattttaagttATTCTAATTATGCTTTTTaacttgatttattttatttttttttttttaacttcaaaacAAATCATTTAagtgatgtttttgtttttattttttaaattattaatgaatCGTTTCTTTTCAGttcattaaaattatttttaatttaagttatttttttaaatatatttcaaaaaaataaattatcttCATTAGTGGCATGGAGATCATGTTCTCCACTGACACATTTTGTCATCTATAATTGACTGGATACCAACTTGAATATCATCCTTGATCTTGAGAAAATGAATCCTAAGACATTTTTTGCCTTTGGGTTTCTTCATAGAAGGTAGTTTTAGCAGCACTAATGGAGTTTCAAAAATAGAGGACTTAAAATAGGCACATCTAGACAAATTTCTAGCAAGATCTCTTTCTCTAATACTGATTATGTCTCAAAGAGACTGAAAAGTGGGAGGGGATCCCTATTTTGCAAGTATCTAGATTTGGGTTGATTATTCAGCACATTCCTATCAACTTGTAGTCCTTCCTCACCAAAAGCCAAGCCTCCAGTGGTGCAACTTCAAAAGGAGAGTTCCCCTCCAATGCAATTTCATATTCAATTTTAGCCACCTCTTCAACAATAGAATCCTCCTCTAGAACTACTTCTTTAGCAATTACATATGCCTCTTTGATGGATACTTTAAAAGTCATTTCAAGGATTAATGCATCAAACTTTCAATCAAGAAGGGGTCCTCTGAATACTTCAATTTATTGAGCTATAACCTTATAGCTAGAGGAAGGGATACCATTGGGGAAGATTTGGGGAAGATACAAAATCTTTCAGAATTAGAGCATGTTCTCATGCGGCTGTTTAGCTTATTTTTAATTCTTAAACAATAGCTGCTCCACCAAAGTAgggaaagattctaaattatcctttttctcacaattttaaagttgcatgggaacacttaactgcttaaatttaagcaaaaaatAGAGTTAAGCAGCCGCATGGGAACATGAGGGTAGTGTCCAACATGGGAGTGTGAGTTATCATCATATCCAATCTTGAAAAGGTCCTAGATAAGGAGAAAAAAATGTTTGCAAGAGGGTGCATTTTGGTAACTTTATTACTCATGCCAGGAAGTGATAGACAATTGTAGACTAGAGGCAAGCTTGCATTACGATAAAATATGTTAGCAAATAGCAGCCATAGAAAGTCATGTATTGTCATGGATGGGGCTGAAGAGGAGCAAAGACCTTTACCCTTGAACCTCTGTAGATTAATCTAAGAAGTTGGAAAGAGCATTGGGGAAACAAGGACAAGTGAGAAAGAGGATTAATTGACCCGCTACTAGAGAGCAAACTAAAAGGACAATTTCTGGGAAGAGTAAATAGTCTTGCTTCCTTGCCAGAGAACAAATAAGAGGATTTAATGTTGGGTCCTCACAAACCCTAACAAAATCCTCCCTAGGAGGCATGCACATAGAGGTAAAATGCCCTAAAAAAATTAACATTTGCCAACACCAAATGGGGAGCTTCCTAAATGATCTGCTGTAAACACTTAGACTAAATGTGAAGAACCTTGGGGAAGGGTTTGGATAGGTTTATTAACATGCAGATCCAGAAAGGAAAGTGTGTAAACTCAAGAGGTCGAAGATCATGTTTGAGAAAAATACCAATCTGATTAACCAATGTTTGAATAATATCTAGGTCTCTGTATTCGAGAGGAACCGAAGGAAATCTAACAAGACAACTCCTAGTCCATTATGTCTATTAAGTTTTCCAAACTATAGCCTATTCAGTTTTATTTTCTCTCTACTCAACTTCCCTTGACATGGCCATTGATAGTGAATGTTTATTATTCTTACATTCATTTCACACTTCAAGAAAACATTAGGGGTGAGCTACTTAACAAAATAGATTTTTGCATTCCAGTTTGCATTTCTCACTTTTAAATCTTCTAATTGTGGGATGTTTATAAACAGGTACAAATCTTAAATTGGCCTAGCACATGGGAGCATCGATTTGACTTATATTTATTGTACGGTTCTCTATTCTTCTTTTTCGTTTGTTTTATAATACTTATGGCCCAATCAAATAGAGATAAACTACTTGAGTGGGCGAGTGTTGTGCCACAATTAGCTAAGGACATTATGGAAAGAGATGAATACACTAACTCACTTTGCAGCACATTATGGTTTGCTAGAAATGTAAGC encodes:
- the LOC131028427 gene encoding probable E3 ubiquitin-protein ligase RHC1A, giving the protein MAHLQRLRELIDNLQYEISRAQTHLQNILQNCDRILTAHTSLSLIIRSVGHDVELSDVNFRADRGDVERLTQIIIAANHVDRECSICTEPFQVGEDARQMPCHESHIFHAHCLLRWLESSNSCPICRTRITNG